A region from the Lycium barbarum isolate Lr01 chromosome 8, ASM1917538v2, whole genome shotgun sequence genome encodes:
- the LOC132606273 gene encoding probable cinnamyl alcohol dehydrogenase 6 isoform X2, with protein MAQTTPNHTQTVSGWAAHDSSGEITPFTFKRRENGENDVTIEILYCGMCHTDIHHVKDDWGITMYPVVPGHEITGIITKVGSNVRKFKIGDRVGVGCLAATCLKCEYCEESQENYCDQVQFTYNGIFWDGSITYGGYSKMLVADHRYVVRIPDNMAMDRAAPLLCAGITVYTPLKDNNLVHTKGKRIGIIGLGGLGHVAVKFGKAFGHHVTVISTSPSKEQEAKNNLGADDFILSTNPKQMQAKKRTLDFILDTVSAKHSLGNYLELLKVNGTLVIVGAPDKPIDLPAFPMIFVNLFLQGREQ; from the exons ATGGCGCAAACAACACCTAATCACACACAAACAGTTTCTGGTTGGGCAGCTCATGATTCTTCTGGCGAAATCACACCTTTTACCTTCAAGAGGAG AGAAAATGGTGAGAATGATGTGACCATTGAGATCTTGTATTGTGGGATGTGTCATACGGATATTCATCATGTCAAGGACGATTGGGGCATTACTATGTACCCTGTTGTGCCTGG GCATGAAATTACTGGGATTATAACAAAGGTGGGAAGCAATGTGAGGAAATTCAAGATAGGAGACAGAGTAGGGGTAGGTTGCTTGGCAGCTACATGCTTGAAGTGTGAGTATTGTGAGGAGTCCCAAGAGAACTATTGTGACCAAGTCCAATTCACTTACAACGGCATCTTTTGGGATGGCAGCATCACTTATGGTGGCTACTCCAAAATGCTTGTTGCTGATCATAG GTATGTGGTACGTATACCAGATAACATGGCAATGGATAGAGCAGCACCATTATTATGTGCAGGAATAACAGTTTATACTCCTTTGAAAGACAATAACTTGGTGCATACAAAAGGTAAAAGAATTGGAATTATTGGTCTTGGTGGACTTGGTCATGTTGCTGTGAAATTTGGGAAAGCATTTGGACATCATGTTACTGTCATCAGTACCTCTCCATCCAAAGAACAAGAAGCTAAAAACAACTTAGGTGCTGATGATTTTATATTAAGCACTAATCCCAAACAAATGCAG GCAAAGAAAAGGACACTAGACTTCATTTTGGATACAGTATCAGCCAAACACTCACTTGGGAATTACTTGGAGTTGCTAAAAGTAAATGGAActttagtgattgttggagcacCAGATAAGCCTATTGATTTGCCTGCTTTCCCTATGATTTTTG TTAATTTATTTTTGCAGGGAAGAGAACAGTGA
- the LOC132606273 gene encoding probable cinnamyl alcohol dehydrogenase 6 isoform X1 — MAQTTPNHTQTVSGWAAHDSSGEITPFTFKRRENGENDVTIEILYCGMCHTDIHHVKDDWGITMYPVVPGHEITGIITKVGSNVRKFKIGDRVGVGCLAATCLKCEYCEESQENYCDQVQFTYNGIFWDGSITYGGYSKMLVADHRYVVRIPDNMAMDRAAPLLCAGITVYTPLKDNNLVHTKGKRIGIIGLGGLGHVAVKFGKAFGHHVTVISTSPSKEQEAKNNLGADDFILSTNPKQMQAKKRTLDFILDTVSAKHSLGNYLELLKVNGTLVIVGAPDKPIDLPAFPMIFGKRTVKGSLIGSIEETQEMMDLCWKHNILSDIEIIATDQINEGLDRLVKNDVKYRFVIDIAGQSSHL, encoded by the exons ATGGCGCAAACAACACCTAATCACACACAAACAGTTTCTGGTTGGGCAGCTCATGATTCTTCTGGCGAAATCACACCTTTTACCTTCAAGAGGAG AGAAAATGGTGAGAATGATGTGACCATTGAGATCTTGTATTGTGGGATGTGTCATACGGATATTCATCATGTCAAGGACGATTGGGGCATTACTATGTACCCTGTTGTGCCTGG GCATGAAATTACTGGGATTATAACAAAGGTGGGAAGCAATGTGAGGAAATTCAAGATAGGAGACAGAGTAGGGGTAGGTTGCTTGGCAGCTACATGCTTGAAGTGTGAGTATTGTGAGGAGTCCCAAGAGAACTATTGTGACCAAGTCCAATTCACTTACAACGGCATCTTTTGGGATGGCAGCATCACTTATGGTGGCTACTCCAAAATGCTTGTTGCTGATCATAG GTATGTGGTACGTATACCAGATAACATGGCAATGGATAGAGCAGCACCATTATTATGTGCAGGAATAACAGTTTATACTCCTTTGAAAGACAATAACTTGGTGCATACAAAAGGTAAAAGAATTGGAATTATTGGTCTTGGTGGACTTGGTCATGTTGCTGTGAAATTTGGGAAAGCATTTGGACATCATGTTACTGTCATCAGTACCTCTCCATCCAAAGAACAAGAAGCTAAAAACAACTTAGGTGCTGATGATTTTATATTAAGCACTAATCCCAAACAAATGCAG GCAAAGAAAAGGACACTAGACTTCATTTTGGATACAGTATCAGCCAAACACTCACTTGGGAATTACTTGGAGTTGCTAAAAGTAAATGGAActttagtgattgttggagcacCAGATAAGCCTATTGATTTGCCTGCTTTCCCTATGATTTTTG GGAAGAGAACAGTGAAAGGAAGCTTGATAGGAAGCATAGAAGAGACACAAGAAATGATGGACTTATGTTGGAAACATAACATCTTGAGTGACATTGAGATTATCGCTACTGATCAAATTAATGAAGGACTTGATAGGCTTGTAAAGAATGATGTTAAGTACCGTTTCGTCATTGACATTGCTGGCCAATCATCTCATCTTTAG